In a single window of the Olivibacter sp. SDN3 genome:
- a CDS encoding IS3 family transposase produces MKKGHSHLLQGRRSIYRFIKANREVYSVEKMCEVLNVSSSCFYRWLISPESPSEQRSKALLDKIQQVHSDSKYIYGSPRITAELHKKGEMVSRSYVARLMKKHGIRSKVKKKYRVTTDSSHSYGIAENLLQRDFSADALSQKWVGDITYIHTDKGWLYLTTVIDLADRKVIGWSLSTDMTAKNTSVEAIRMAIKNRRVKDGLIFHSDRGIQYACDEFREVIVENRILQSMSRKANCWDNSVAESFFKTLKAEMVYHRKFMDQQSAKLEIFGYIEGFYNTKRTHSALGYKTPRQIEEMLLEKEKMAA; encoded by the coding sequence ATTAAAAAAGGCCATAGCCATCTTCTCCAGGGGAGACGGTCCATATACCGGTTCATAAAGGCGAACCGAGAGGTATATTCCGTAGAGAAGATGTGCGAAGTATTGAACGTTAGTAGCAGTTGTTTTTATCGTTGGCTGATTTCTCCGGAGTCCCCTAGTGAACAGCGAAGTAAAGCACTTCTGGATAAAATACAGCAGGTACACAGTGACAGTAAGTATATCTATGGTAGTCCAAGGATAACTGCAGAGCTGCATAAAAAAGGTGAAATGGTATCAAGAAGCTATGTTGCAAGGTTGATGAAGAAACATGGGATACGAAGTAAGGTCAAGAAAAAATATAGGGTGACCACAGATTCGAGCCATAGCTATGGGATAGCTGAAAATCTCCTCCAAAGAGATTTTTCAGCGGATGCCCTGTCACAGAAATGGGTTGGCGACATTACCTATATCCATACTGACAAAGGGTGGCTTTATCTAACAACAGTCATTGATCTGGCGGACAGAAAAGTCATCGGATGGTCTTTGAGTACTGATATGACCGCTAAAAACACTTCTGTAGAAGCCATCAGGATGGCTATTAAAAACCGGCGTGTCAAAGATGGACTGATCTTCCATTCGGATAGAGGGATCCAATATGCCTGCGATGAATTCAGGGAGGTAATTGTAGAAAACAGGATACTTCAAAGCATGAGCAGAAAAGCGAATTGCTGGGACAATTCAGTTGCTGAGAGCTTTTTCAAGACATTAAAGGCTGAAATGGTCTATCATAGAAAATTCATGGATCAGCAGTCAGCTAAATTGGAGATCTTTGGATACATTGAAGGATTTTATAACACCAAAAGAACACATTCTGCTCTGGGTTATAAGACACCCAGACAGATCGAAGAAATGCTATTGGAAAAAGAAAAAATGGCAGCATAA
- a CDS encoding transposase: MHRKFDDSFKTMAVDLSVVKGSVADVAKELDIDPSLLSKWRRNPRYNGNKVLPDNPKISPEEQELRILRKKLRETELERDILKKAIAIFSRGDGPYTGS; encoded by the coding sequence ATGCATAGAAAATTTGATGATTCGTTTAAGACCATGGCGGTCGATTTGAGCGTTGTTAAGGGGTCTGTAGCCGATGTAGCTAAGGAATTAGACATAGACCCCAGTTTGCTCAGTAAGTGGCGTAGAAACCCACGTTATAATGGGAATAAAGTTTTACCTGACAATCCTAAAATTAGCCCAGAGGAACAGGAGTTGAGAATTTTGCGTAAAAAATTAAGAGAAACAGAATTAGAGCGTGATATATTAAAAAAGGCCATAGCCATCTTCTCCAGGGGAGACGGTCCATATACCGGTTCATAA
- the traJ gene encoding conjugative transposon protein TraJ — translation MTNIKLAAVLLAASALAFPLAGRADIAQTLGGMQPVLEAVRDDMQPLSGKLIDVARAIAGFGALWYTASRVWRQIAAAESIDFYPLLRPFGLGLAIMFFPAVIDLMNGVLQPTVVATGAMVKDSDHAIMALLKQKEAAVKKSDLYNIYIGEDGNGDRSEWYKYKYPENENGSSEGLFEGLGHDMQFWMEKQSYNFRNSVKQWMSEVLQVVFAAASLCINTIRTFFLIVLSILGPFVLGLAVFDGFQQSLVQWLARYINVFLWLPISNIFGSILGKIQENMLKIDIGQIGQSGDTFFSTYDTAYLIFMLIGIVGYFTVPNVAGYVVQAGGANALLQKVTSMVSTSAMAAGGLATGGAAGVMQGGSNILQAGKQYSGRQEGLGSHGALGTTGKGGAHLYDKLSGK, via the coding sequence ATGACAAATATTAAACTCGCGGCCGTCCTGTTGGCGGCCAGTGCACTCGCTTTCCCGCTTGCCGGTCGCGCGGATATTGCCCAGACCTTGGGCGGTATGCAACCCGTATTGGAGGCCGTGCGGGATGACATGCAGCCGCTAAGCGGAAAACTCATCGACGTTGCCCGTGCCATAGCTGGTTTTGGCGCCCTCTGGTATACCGCCAGCCGTGTATGGCGCCAGATTGCAGCCGCCGAATCCATCGATTTTTATCCGCTCCTGCGCCCATTCGGTCTTGGCCTCGCTATTATGTTCTTCCCGGCGGTCATCGATCTGATGAACGGTGTACTGCAACCGACCGTGGTTGCCACTGGTGCAATGGTCAAAGATAGCGATCACGCAATCATGGCGTTGCTGAAACAAAAAGAGGCGGCAGTAAAAAAATCCGATCTATATAATATCTATATCGGAGAAGACGGTAACGGTGATCGTTCCGAATGGTATAAATATAAATATCCCGAAAACGAAAACGGCTCGAGCGAAGGACTTTTTGAAGGACTGGGCCACGATATGCAGTTCTGGATGGAGAAACAATCTTACAATTTCCGAAACTCGGTAAAGCAATGGATGAGCGAGGTTTTGCAGGTTGTTTTCGCGGCTGCTTCCCTGTGCATCAACACAATCCGGACATTTTTTTTGATCGTGCTCTCTATACTCGGGCCCTTTGTGCTAGGTCTGGCGGTCTTTGATGGTTTCCAGCAATCGCTTGTCCAATGGCTTGCACGATATATCAATGTCTTTTTATGGCTTCCCATTAGTAACATATTCGGAAGCATCCTCGGCAAAATTCAGGAGAACATGCTCAAAATAGATATCGGACAGATTGGCCAGTCGGGAGATACCTTTTTCAGTACCTATGATACCGCTTACCTGATATTTATGCTGATCGGAATCGTAGGGTATTTCACCGTTCCCAACGTAGCTGGCTACGTGGTGCAGGCAGGAGGAGCCAATGCCCTATTACAGAAGGTAACCAGTATGGTATCTACTTCGGCCATGGCCGCAGGAGGTTTGGCGACAGGAGGGGCAGCTGGTGTAATGCAGGGAGGTTCCAACATCTTACAGGCCGGAAAACAATATTCCGGCCGGCAGGAAGGCTTAGGCTCACATGGTGCATTAGGTACTACGGGAAAAGGAGGAGCCCACCTCTATGACAAACTTTCCGGTAAATAA
- the traM gene encoding conjugative transposon protein TraM, whose amino-acid sequence MMEQEKKRDTRKIWLFLPLLVMPFLVFAFYTLDGGMGTKDDTQSEKKGISTELPDAAFRQKNQPRDKMDFYRQATSDEEKKQEGIENVINRLGFSPEENPKAEEIDEKLKAIQQEISRPQEKQEKFPFAAVVENPMAEPSPKSEMNNEVDRLEALMKSMHTDSTDDREVEQLNGLLQTILDIQHPERVKEKLQSEKEMIPEKDSLFRAIPAIITNKQKVVQGATLRLQLQDSMVIKGHHIPKGFYLFATCRIANQRIMLNIRNIRLGTSIIPVNLSVYGLDGMEGLYAPEAVITEAANLGTDNLVRGIGMYGLDGSIATQVAGAGMDAAKNIISKKVRKIKVKVKAGESVLLKNNDLKNTR is encoded by the coding sequence ATGATGGAACAGGAAAAAAAGAGAGACACCCGTAAAATATGGCTGTTTTTGCCATTGCTCGTAATGCCCTTTTTGGTATTTGCATTTTATACATTGGATGGCGGCATGGGAACGAAGGATGATACCCAATCCGAAAAGAAAGGCATCAGTACGGAATTACCTGATGCTGCATTCAGGCAGAAAAACCAGCCCCGTGATAAGATGGATTTTTACCGGCAGGCGACAAGTGATGAGGAAAAAAAGCAGGAGGGTATTGAAAACGTCATAAATAGGCTAGGTTTCTCGCCGGAAGAAAATCCAAAAGCCGAGGAAATTGATGAAAAGCTAAAAGCAATTCAACAGGAAATCAGCAGGCCACAGGAAAAACAGGAAAAATTTCCTTTTGCAGCTGTAGTTGAAAATCCAATGGCGGAACCCAGCCCCAAATCAGAGATGAACAACGAAGTAGATCGGCTGGAAGCGCTAATGAAAAGCATGCATACGGACAGCACTGATGACAGAGAGGTGGAGCAGCTCAACGGATTGCTCCAGACGATTCTGGATATTCAGCACCCCGAGCGGGTCAAAGAAAAGCTACAAAGCGAAAAAGAGATGATTCCAGAGAAGGATAGCCTTTTCAGGGCGATACCGGCGATCATTACCAATAAACAAAAGGTAGTACAGGGAGCTACATTGAGGCTTCAGTTGCAGGATAGTATGGTCATCAAAGGCCATCATATTCCCAAAGGCTTTTACCTATTCGCTACCTGCCGGATAGCGAATCAACGGATCATGCTGAATATTCGCAATATCCGCTTGGGAACATCAATTATCCCTGTAAACCTGAGCGTTTATGGCCTCGACGGAATGGAGGGCCTCTATGCACCCGAAGCGGTCATCACGGAAGCGGCAAATCTCGGGACGGACAATCTGGTGCGTGGAATTGGTATGTACGGCCTAGATGGCTCCATTGCTACGCAGGTAGCAGGTGCAGGTATGGATGCCGCTAAAAACATAATCAGCAAAAAAGTCCGCAAAATAAAGGTTAAGGTAAAAGCCGGGGAGTCTGTACTCTTAAAGAACAATGATTTAAAAAACACTAGATAG
- the traK gene encoding conjugative transposon protein TraK — protein MFTQFRNIDTAFRHIKRFSIFLILANVLTVCFCAYKSYQMVEAAQQRIYILYNGKVLEALATHRQGNLPVELRDHIKTFHYYFFNLIPDDKAIEASVSKAFYLADESAKKQYDNLKESGYYNNLISANISQEIEVDSTVLDIDQYPYTFICYATQKLTRSTSTALKRLVTKGKVRDLKQQTDNNPHGFLIQHWEVLKNENQLP, from the coding sequence ATGTTTACACAATTCAGAAATATCGACACGGCATTCAGACATATAAAAAGGTTCAGCATTTTCCTGATATTGGCCAATGTACTGACCGTCTGTTTCTGTGCCTACAAAAGCTATCAGATGGTAGAAGCGGCTCAGCAACGGATTTATATTCTATATAACGGGAAGGTGCTGGAAGCCCTTGCGACACATAGGCAAGGTAACCTGCCTGTTGAGCTACGGGATCATATCAAAACGTTCCACTACTACTTTTTTAACCTCATTCCGGACGACAAAGCGATAGAGGCCAGCGTCTCAAAGGCATTTTATCTCGCGGACGAATCTGCCAAGAAGCAGTATGACAACCTGAAGGAATCGGGTTATTATAACAACCTGATCTCGGCCAATATCTCGCAGGAAATTGAGGTGGACAGCACCGTGCTTGATATAGACCAATATCCCTACACATTTATCTGTTATGCTACCCAAAAGCTCACCCGCTCAACCAGCACGGCATTGAAGAGGCTGGTTACTAAAGGGAAAGTGCGCGACTTAAAGCAACAGACAGATAATAACCCACATGGCTTTCTGATACAGCACTGGGAAGTCCTCAAAAATGAAAATCAGTTGCCATGA